The Planctomycetaceae bacterium nucleotide sequence AACCTGCCGTCGAGGATGAAGATCATGCCCCCGCCGCTGACTGCTTCGTAGCGATGTAGTGAAGACTTTCAGGGCGCTGCCCTTGATAATAAAGCACTTACGTCGCCAACTGCGGAAGTTGGGCTAATGTGTTGGCACCGCTAGCCCCTGCCATTATGCCGCCGGCAAATGTTAATGTGTTTACAGAATCTTGCACAACACTGACTGTATTACCTGTGCCCAGGATGACATTGGCGTTAAACAGTTCATCGTTGGCCACTGCGGCGCCCATCACGATCCTGGCGCGACCTGCCGAATAGAACGTGAGGTTCTGTACCCCAACTCCGCCGCTGCCGATTGTGTACGCAGCGGCGTTGGCCGTATCGAAAATGATGTATTCCGCTGTCGCACCTGTGCCAAGATCAATGGTCGTATTTCCGTTGCCGCCGTTGATGAAAGACGGCGCGTTGAAACGGGTTATGGGAACGGCACCGCCGCTCCAATTGCCCGTATTCGACCAGACGTTGTTCGTTGCGCCGGTCCAGTTGATGGGCGTAAAATCCCAAGCACTGCCGGCCTGAGCCCCGCAAGCCAGTCCCAAAGCCACAGTCAAGAATGCAGCTAACGATCTTATTGCCGCTCGTTTCATTTTCATCCTCGTTTTTCTTCCAGTACCAGCAGGTGTTACGGATCGCTCTCAAACAGAAATGCCCGCCTCCGCCTCTGCTGACCCAGCCGAAAATATAACGGCTTCTCCCGGGTACAAAACGGGGCAATTACCGGCGTATGATAATCGCATAACCCAAATGCGCCAATGGACTAAATCTGGAAACGGTTGGTATATATCTGGAAGCCTTCAGTTGAGCGCCGGATGCATTGTCTGGCCAAAAGGGCGGACAATGACTCTGTTAACATAAGTCTTTATGAAATAGATGCTTACAAGAATACGGTTTTCCGAATCTCACGAAAAACAGACAAGAAAAGACAATTGTTACCCGAGCCGGGTGTCTTTTGGACCCGAGAATCTGCTGTGAAAAGTGCAACAATGTGCAACAAATGTGCAACGTCCCAAGGGTTGATGACCGGCACATCTACAGCTAAATATAAGAGCAGGATCATCCCAAGACGATCCTGCTCTTAATCCCAATCCTATTCCCCCCGTAATCGTTACGGCCGGTCGCCCATCTTCAGGCGCAGGTTGATCTCTTCGATCAGCGGCAGGACCTGCGAGATCTCGTCGACGACGTAGTGGGCGCCCATCATCGCCAGGCTTTCGCGGGCCTTGGCGACTTTGCGCTCGAGCACGTCCTTGGGCAGGGCGTTGATCTCTTTCTCGTTGAGGCCGACTTCGTTGCCGGTCTTGGCCAGGCCGATCGTCCACGTGCCGGCGTTAATGCCTTCGGAAATGTCGGGCTTGGTGTCGCCGACTTTCACGACGGCCTCGGGCGGGTAGATGCGGGCCTGGCGCATGTTGTCCAGCACCATCCAGGGCTCCGGGCGGCCGTACGGTACGCCGGGGGCGGTGGCCCAGGAGTTGGTGTCGGGCTCGAAACCCTGCTCCTTGGCGCGGATGAAGTTGATCTCCATCGCCTCGGTGAAGTAGCCGCTGGAGGAGCCGATCTTGATGCCCATC carries:
- the phnX gene encoding phosphonoacetaldehyde hydrolase produces the protein MDFVYKRTYRGPVKMVIFDWAGTTVDYGCYAPAVVFIEVFKQFGVEITMDQARAPMGLQKNEHIKAIARIDEVAAQWKAVHGKPCSDADVQKMFEVFQPLQVKCIGDYADIIPGTVETTNALRKMGIKIGSSSGYFTEAMEINFIRAKEQGFEPDTNSWATAPGVPYGRPEPWMVLDNMRQARIYPPEAVVKVGDTKPDISEGINAGTWTIGLAKTGNEVGLNEKEINALPKDVLERKVAKARESLAMMGAHYVVDEISQVLPLIEEINLRLKMGDRP